A section of the Euryarchaeota archaeon genome encodes:
- a CDS encoding universal stress protein, with protein MMWTRLLLATDGSPAARRAEDLAFRMARSFSVQVFALTVVRELTEEDRGDEVASAMEMLNVIIARGRAEGVAVEGRLERGDPARRIVEMVSELGIDAVIVGTEGRRGVAHVVLGSVAERIVRESPKTVIVAK; from the coding sequence ATGATGTGGACTAGGCTGCTTCTTGCCACCGACGGGTCACCGGCCGCAAGGCGGGCCGAGGACCTCGCCTTCCGCATGGCGCGCAGTTTCTCCGTCCAGGTGTTCGCCTTGACCGTGGTGCGCGAGCTCACCGAGGAGGATCGAGGCGACGAGGTCGCATCCGCCATGGAGATGCTGAACGTCATCATCGCGAGAGGCCGGGCCGAGGGCGTCGCGGTCGAAGGCCGGCTCGAGCGGGGCGATCCCGCACGGCGCATCGTGGAGATGGTCTCCGAACTCGGGATAGACGCCGTCATCGTCGGGACCGAGGGGCGCCGCGGAGTCGCGCACGTTGTCCTGGGCAGCGTCGCCGAACGGATTGTCAGGGAATCGCCGAAGACGGTGATCGTGGCCAAGTGA